The DNA window ATTTTTAGCTGTGATAAAGATGATGATAATAACAATTTTGAAGATCATGATACGGTAGGTACAGCTTTTGATATTACGCCGACTTTCACGAGAACAAATGATAATTTATATCAGTATTCAGATGCATTTACCAATCCATTAGTACAATCTGATGTTGTTCTTATTTATTTGCAAACAGGTCTTACGAATAATAACTCTCCAATCTGGAGATTGCTTCCTTATACTTTCTTTACTAATAACAATGTTGCGGTAGATTATTCATTTGACTTCAGTAAGTTTGATATTGGTATTAACGTAAATTCTACATTGAATTTAAGCGCAAGTGGAAATTCAACGTATTACACGAATAAAAGATTTAGAGTGGTAATATTACCTGCTAATACAGGATCTGCTAAAACAAGTAGTAAAGCTTCGGCTCCAGTGGATTACAATGATTACTATAGTGTAATTAAATATTACAATATTGATGAGTCTAAAATAAAGACTAAGAATTAGAATAATATCTTTTCAGTTTTTTATAATTAAAAAAGGCTTCGGAATTTATTCCGAAGCCTTTTGTTTGTATCTTAATTATCATTGTCATCCAGTAGATGACCAAAATAATCTTTTTTTGTCTGTAGGTAGCCTCTGCTAATGTCATTAGCAGGGATTTGTAAAGGAATCCTTGAGTTAAGGTGTATATTACTTTCTGTAACATATTTTACCTTTTCAGGATTATTCGTTAGGAGATTAATATCTTTTACCTCCAGGACATTTAAAATTTCAATGGCTACATTGAAATTTCTGTCATCTGCGGGAAGGCCAAGCTGTAAATTGGCTTCTACAGTATCAAATCCTTTTTCCTGTAGAGAATAAGCCTTTAACTTATTAATAATCCCAATATTTCTTCCTTCCTGACGAAGATAAATAATAATCCCCCCATTTTCATGGATATATTTCATTGCAGCATCTAATTGCTGCCCACATTCACATTTTTTTGAATGGAACACTTCACCGGTAATACATTCTGAGTGGAAACGTACATTGACTGGTTTTGAAAAGTCTGTGTTTTCAGCGATGATTGCCATATGAGGCATCCAGTCATTTTCGTTTTCAGAGAAAGCGATCATTCGGAAAGTTCCATGTTCCGTAGGAACGTTTGCTTCCGCTTGAATTTTAATCATTAATAAGGTAGTCGTTTTTTAATTTCCTTTTATAGCATCCTCGATCACAGAAATATTGGTTTTCAATCTTACCAGATATCTGTTGAGTATTTCGTCATCATCTTTTGGAAGGTTCTGTCTTAGTTTCTGAATTTTTTTATAAGATTTTTCAAAGCTTTTAACAGCTCTGTTCTTTCCTGCAACATTATTGGCATCTATTGCATATAAATAATTCTGCAAGCTGTACTTCAGTGAAACTACTTCTTCGTTTACATTAATGTTTTTAAATTTAGGAAAGGTGGAAATTAAATTAGATATTTCAGAGGCATTTACATTTTCTTTGATATTAATGTCTATGCTTTTCTTGAGTCCTCTATCAGAATCTGAACCTTTTGCTTCACTATAAAAATTACTTGACAACGGAGAAAAATTTAATTTTTCCGATGCACAAGAAGAAGTTAGTATAAACAGTATTCCAAAAAAAAATAATCTTTTCATTTTTGTTGCCCCTTTTGATAAAGGATTGGGTTAAGACTTTCATCGTTATACATTTTCATTTGTTTGTATACTTTCATCTTAACATCACCGTTTTCAATATCAGTAAGCAACTGATTAATAGAAGTTGATAGGTCTTCTTTCTGTATAAGAAGCACATCTAATTTTGCCTGGCAATTTAAACGATGCTCTTCAGAAGCAGATTCTCTATTCGCTTCTAGTGACATATGATAAACCTTTAGTGCAAGTATTGATAATCTGTCTACAGCCCAAGCGGGTGTTTCTGTATTTATCTTTGCATGCGGTTTAGGAGTTATATTTTTAAATTTATTAAGAAACCAGCTGTCAATAAATTCCACTAAATCAGTTCTTTGCTGATTAGAAGCGTCTATTGTTCTCTTTAATTGAAGAGCTTCAACCGGATTAATATTTTCATCTCTAATAATATCTTCCAAATGCCATTGAACGGTATCAATCCAGTTCTTTGCGTACAAAATTCGTTCCAAACTGTCTTTTTCGAAAGGATTATTAATTAGATTGTTAACGTCATCAAATACGTGGTAGTCTTCAATAGATTGATTGAAGACTTTCCATGCAGTCTCTGTGAAATTCATTAATTCTGAAGAATTTTAGTTGCTAGATGGGTTATTTGTCGAAGAGTTTTTATTTTCAGTCGGATTTTTATCCTCCTCTTTTACTGCATCTTTAAATTCCTTGATACCTGATCCCACACCTCTCATTAATTCCGGAATTTTTTTACCTCCGAAAAGTAAAACAAGAAGGATTGCCACGATAAGGATATGTTGCCATGATAAGGCAAGTATTGTTAATGTTTCCATTTCTAAATTTTTTACAAAGTTAGTCTTTTTTTAATAAGAAACCCACCCTAATGGGTCGACTGGTGTACTGCCGTTCCATACCTGGAAATCAAGAGTATAAGAGCCATCAAAATCCTGTCCTACAGTACCTACAATAGTACCTGCAGAGACCTGCTGTCCTTTAGAAACATTTACACCTCCTAAATTAGAATATATTGTAAAATAATTTCCATGTTTTATCATGACCGTTTTTGTACCGTCACTACTTGCGATAACTGAAGAAACGGTGCCTGGGAATACGGATTTAGCACGAGTGCCAGACGGAACGGAAATCTTAATTCCATTATTTTCTTCATCAATATTTTTAAAAACAGGATGAGGATGTCTACCGAAGCGATGGGTAACTTGGCCTTTATCAACCGGGAAGCCTAGCTTACCTCTGTTTTCAGCAAAATTATTTCCAGCGGCTGTAGAAACCCCAAAACTTGTCATAGCTTTAGATTCTGCAGCTTTTTTCTCATCATCTTTTCTCTTTTCCAATGCTGCCTCTGCAGCTTTTGCAGCTGTTAATTTATTGGTTGCTTCTCTTGCTCTTGCATTCGCTTCTGATGAAGCTTTCGCAGCCGCTATTTTTCTTGCTTCATCCTTTGCATTGGATTCTGCACGTGCAGCTTCTTCTGTTCGTTTTCTCTCTTCTTCCGCTCTTTTTGCAGCTAATTCTGTAGCCTTTTTAGCTTCAGCTTCAGCTAATTTTCTTTCTCTTTCCAACGCTTCAGCTCTAGCTCTGTTTTCAGCTTCAATTCTTGCTTTCTCTCTTTCTGCAGCGATCTTGGCTAAACGTATTTTCTCTGCTTCAGCTTTTCTTCTTGCTTCTTCTTCAGCTTTGGCAATTCTGATCTCCTCAAGAATAATACTTCTG is part of the Chryseobacterium paludis genome and encodes:
- a CDS encoding DUF4254 domain-containing protein, which translates into the protein MNFTETAWKVFNQSIEDYHVFDDVNNLINNPFEKDSLERILYAKNWIDTVQWHLEDIIRDENINPVEALQLKRTIDASNQQRTDLVEFIDSWFLNKFKNITPKPHAKINTETPAWAVDRLSILALKVYHMSLEANRESASEEHRLNCQAKLDVLLIQKEDLSTSINQLLTDIENGDVKMKVYKQMKMYNDESLNPILYQKGQQK
- the ribA gene encoding GTP cyclohydrolase II, whose protein sequence is MIKIQAEANVPTEHGTFRMIAFSENENDWMPHMAIIAENTDFSKPVNVRFHSECITGEVFHSKKCECGQQLDAAMKYIHENGGIIIYLRQEGRNIGIINKLKAYSLQEKGFDTVEANLQLGLPADDRNFNVAIEILNVLEVKDINLLTNNPEKVKYVTESNIHLNSRIPLQIPANDISRGYLQTKKDYFGHLLDDNDN
- a CDS encoding twin-arginine translocase TatA/TatE family subunit — translated: METLTILALSWQHILIVAILLVLLFGGKKIPELMRGVGSGIKEFKDAVKEEDKNPTENKNSSTNNPSSN
- a CDS encoding peptidoglycan DD-metalloendopeptidase family protein; protein product: MIKKFSFLIGILLFGLHNGQQNKEQLQKQNAELKKQITQINSDLAKTRNESKLSIAYLTNINKKLALREKVYSNTQKEKRFIEDDIYLRQLEINRQNKELAVLRKNYAEVLVNAYKNKGVQNKVTFILSAKNLGEAIRRVQYLKEYSDYQDKKAAEITDAATQIKKTIAQRQKSVVDKEHLLVNQQKDLTTINVERAQKEQLVQEFKKNESKLTGELKQKQVQSKALEGQIRSIILEEIRIAKAEEEARRKAEAEKIRLAKIAAEREKARIEAENRARAEALERERKLAEAEAKKATELAAKRAEEERKRTEEAARAESNAKDEARKIAAAKASSEANARAREATNKLTAAKAAEAALEKRKDDEKKAAESKAMTSFGVSTAAGNNFAENRGKLGFPVDKGQVTHRFGRHPHPVFKNIDEENNGIKISVPSGTRAKSVFPGTVSSVIASSDGTKTVMIKHGNYFTIYSNLGGVNVSKGQQVSAGTIVGTVGQDFDGSYTLDFQVWNGSTPVDPLGWVSY